TATTCTTGCGAGCCTTGATATATAAGGCGAGGAAATATCAAGAACGTTTATTTGATTCTTCAATAAGTTCATTTGTTACCTCAGCTATGTTTATATTGACAAGGCATGTCCTTGAGCATCTTCCGCAGCCGACGCAGAATAATCCGCCGAATTTATCCACCTGGTATTGAAATTTTCTGTTAAACCTGTGCCTCAGTCTTTCTCCCCTTGTTTTTCTGAAATTATGGCCGCCCGCAACCTTTGCAAAGTCTTCGAGCGTACAGCCGTCCCATACGCGGTATCTCTCGCCTTCTTTTAAATTGGGTTTAACTTCATCCCTTACATCAAAGCAGTAGCAGGTTGGGCAGACGTTGTTGCATGAGCCGCATCCATAGCAAATCTTGCCTATCTTTTCCCAGACAGGACTGTTATAGCTGCCTGAATAAATAAGTGGCAGGGTGGACGCCTCTGCATTTAGTTTTGTAATAAACATCTCAGCCTTTTTATTTTTAAATTCAGCAATCTTTTTGATTTCTTTAGCGGATGCCTTTTTGGTTTTTGTGTGCTTATAAAGCAATTCTTTTCCTTTTTGCGTGCCAATCTCCGCAATAAA
Above is a genomic segment from Deltaproteobacteria bacterium containing:
- a CDS encoding 4Fe-4S dicluster domain-containing protein codes for the protein MKYRFLLKKGIAALIAGLLKEFKVYGPVEKDGFPMYGNITAPGDLNLLHSPTHISPKQYLFPQRETLLRFSSGECPAVEPVVEAEEQALFGVHPCDIYAIKLLDRVFAYGTADVNYLKRREKTIIIGIDCIPDKYCFCKSINTLTVESGFDLFLHDIGTGFIAEIGTQKGKELLYKHTKTKKASAKEIKKIAEFKNKKAEMFITKLNAEASTLPLIYSGSYNSPVWEKIGKICYGCGSCNNVCPTCYCFDVRDEVKPNLKEGERYRVWDGCTLEDFAKVAGGHNFRKTRGERLRHRFNRKFQYQVDKFGGLFCVGCGRCSRTCLVNINIAEVTNELIEESNKRS